CCTGTCACGCTTCTACTCACCCTGGGGCTGCGGAAGGCTACATGAGGCTCACCCCTTCATTAGTTTAGCCCCGTCTGTCTAGGGTTAGGACTGGGGTTGGAGCTGAACATGAGGCTCACCCCTTCATTAGTTTAGCCCCGTCTGTCTGGGGTTAGGACTGGGGTTAGGACTGGGGCTAGGACTGGGGCTAGGACTGGGGTTAGGACTGGGGCTAGGACTAGGACTGGGGCTAGGACTGGGGTTAGGACTGGGGTTAGGACTGTGGCTAGGACTGTGGCTAGGACtggggttaggactagggttaggactagggttaggactagggttaggactagggttaggactgGAGTTAGGACtggggttaggactagggttggGACTGGGGTTAGGACtggggttaggactagggttaggactggggttaggactagggttaggactgGGGCTAGGACTGGGGTTAGAACtggggttaggactagggttaggactgGGGCTAGGACtggggttaggactagggttaggactagggttaggactgGGGCTAGGACTGGGGCTAGGACTGGGGTTAGGACTGGGGCTAGGACTGGGGCTAGGACTAGGGTTAGAACTGGGGCTAGGACTGGGgctaggactagggttaggactgGGGCTAGGACtggggttaggactagggttaggactagggttaggactgGGGCTAGGACTGGGGTTAGGACTGGGGCTAGGACTGGGGCTAGGACTAGGGTTAGAACTGGGGCTAGGACTGGGGCTAGGACTGGGGCTAGGACTAGGGTTAGAACTGGGGCTAGGACTGGGgctaggactagggttaggactgGGGTTAGGACTGGGGTTAGGACTACGGTTAGAGCTCAACATGGGGCTCACCTCTTCATTAGTTTAGCCCCGTCTGTCTAGGGTTAGGACTGGGGTTAGGACTGGGGTTAGGACTGGGGTTAGGACTACGGTTAGAGCTGAACATGGGGCTCACCTCTTCATTAGTTTAGCCCCGTCTGtctagggttaggactagggttaggattGGGGCTAGGACTGGGGCTAGGACTGGGGTTGGGGCTGAACATGGGGCTGAACCAGGCAGACTGGTACAGTGCTGATCCCCTGATCACAGATAATATCCCTCCACACTGTCCTGTTTCTGACCACTCTTAATGCCCCGTTACACGTGAGTCTGTCTGTCCTCTACAGCTGGGCTTCTAAACTCTTCAAATCCTACACAACCATGTCTAAATCCTGTTTTCAGAGACTGATTCCTGTGAGAGAGGCTGCTATTGACCACGGAACAGACACAGGGAACTGACCCTGAAATTGATTGTGGTTTACTTTTTGCTGTTTAAACATACCCAAAAGTAACCTAACGATTCCAAATGACTGGTAACCCCAACCAGCGAATTATCCACTATATATCATGGTGATCTCTGCTCTACACAGTGATAGTTGTCCTGACCAGTATGTAGTTAAATACAACCAGCTAATTGTCCAGTATGTACTTAGTACAGAATAAATACAGCCAGCTAATTATCCAGTATGTACTTACTACAGAATAAATACAGCCAGCTAATTATCCAGTATTTACTTACTACAGAATAAATACAGCCAGCTAATTATCCAGTATGTACTTACTACAGAATAAATACAGCCAGCTAATTGTCCAGTATGTAGTTACTACAGAATAAATACAGCCAGCTAATTATCCAGTATGTACTTACTACAGAATAAATACATCCAGATAATTATAGTGAGTGTTGTACTGACTTCTACATGAAGCTAGAGATCAAGCTTCTTCACAACTGGGGAAAAAAAAGGTCCACGCGACTCGCACTGCTGCGTCTCAACACCTGATACTCTGGTTCCGCATCTTGGACCCGGATACTCACACAGGTCCACTACTAGTTTCAGCCAGAGTTCGTTAGCGTTTCAAACGTGTTTTATAGTGCGGATCAGGGCATCAAACGCTCCAGGATCGGATCATAAAGGTGATATGTGAAAGCGCCCTTAGAAGAATGTTACTCAGTTATCAGATAAACATTTTGAGAATGCTTTGACAAAACCAATTTGGAAAAGTTAGGTCTAGTCTTATCTGCAGTAGAAACACTAAACTACCAGGAAAACTGATGAGACGGCCGCTGTGCTTTAACTAGTCTTATCTGCAGTAGGAACACTAAACTACCAGGACAACTGTTGAGACGGCTGCTGTGCTTTAACTAGTCTTATCTGCAGTAGGAACACTAAACTACCAGGACAACTGTTGAGACGGCCGCTGTGCTTTAACTAGTCTTATCTGCAGTAGGAACACTAAACTACCAGGACAACTGTTGAGACGGCTGCTGTGCTTTAACTAGTCTTATCTGCAGTAGGAACACTAAACTACCAGGACAACTGTTGAGACGGCTGCTGTGCTTTAACTAGTCTTATCTGCAGTAGGAACACTAAACTACCAGGAGAACAGTTGAGACGACTGCTCTGCTTTAACTAGTCTTATCTGCAGTAGGAACACTAAACTACCAGGACAACTGTTGAGACGGCTGCTGTGCTTTAACTAGTCTTATCTGCAGTAGGAACACTAAACTACCAGGACAACTGTTGAGACGGCCGCTGTGCTTTAACTAGTCTTATCTGCAGTAGGAACACTAAACTACCAGGACAACTGTTGAGACGGCCGCTGTGCTTTAACTAGTCTTATCTGCAGTAGGAACACTAAACTACCAGGACAACTGTTGAGACGGCCGCTGTGCTTTAACTAGTCTTATCTGCAGTAGAAACACTAAACTACCAGGACAACTGTTGAGGCGGCTGCTGTGCTTTAACTAGTCTTATCTGCAGTAGGAACACTAAACTACCAGGACAACTGTTGAGACGGCCGCTGTGCTTTAACTAGTCTTATCTGCAGTAGGAACACTAAACTACCAGGAGAACTGTTGAGACGGCCGCTGTGCTTTAACTAGTCTTATCTGCAGTGGGAACACTAAACTACCAGGACAACTGTTGAGACGGCCGCTGTGCTTTAACTAGTCTTATCTGCAGTAGGAACACTAAACTACCAGGACAACTGTTGAGGCGGCCGCTGTGCTTTAACTAGTCTTATCTGCAGTAGGAACACTAAACTACCAGGAGAACAGTTGAGACGGCTGCTGTGCTTTAACTAGTCTTATCTGCAGTAGGAACACTAAACTACCAGGACAACTGTTGAGACGGCTGCTGTGCTTTAACTAGTCTTATCTGCAGTAGGAACACTAAACTACCAGGACAACTGTTGAGACGGCCGCTGTGCTTTAACTAGTCTTATCTGCAGTAGGAACACTAAACTACCAGGACAACTGTTGAGGCGGCCGCTGTGCTTTAACTAGTCTTATCTGCAGTAGGAACACTAAACTACCAGGACAACTGTTGAGACGGCCGCTGTGCTTTAACTAGTCTTATCTGCAGTAGGAACACTAAACTACCAGGACAACTGTTGAGACGGCCGCTGTGCTTTAACTAGTCTTATCTGCAGTAGGAACACTAAACTACCAGGACAACTGTTGAGACGGCCGCTGTGCTTTAACTAGTCTTATCTGCAGTAGGAACACTAAACTACCAGGACAACTGTTGAGACGGCCGCTGTGCTTTAACTAGTCTTATCTGCAATAGAAACACTAAACTACCAGGACAACTGTTGAGGCGGCCGCTGTGCTTTAACTAGTCTTATCTGCAATAGAAACACTAAACTACCAGGAGAACAGTTGAGACGGCTGCTGTGCTTTAACTGCTACAGGacagttgtcctctgtggtggattgactgagaccactgttaactactacaggacagttgtcctctgtggtggattgactgagaccactgttaactactacaggacagttgtcctctgtggtggattgactgagaccactgttaactactacaggacagttgtcctctgtggtggattgactgagaccactgttaactactacaggacagttgtcctctgtggtggATTGACTGAGACCACTGTTAACTACTACAGGACAGTTGTCCTCTGTGGCGGATTGACTGAGACCACTGTTAACTACTACAGGACAGTTGTCCTCTGTGGCGGATTGACTGAGACCACTGTTAACTACTACAGGACAGTTGTCCTCTGTGGCGGATTGACTGAGACCACTGTTAACTACTACAGGACAGTTGTCCTCTGTGGCGGATTGACTGAGACCACTGTTAACTACTACAGGacagttgtcctctgtggtggattgactgagaccactgttaactactacaggacagttgtcctctgtggtggATTGACTGAGACCACTGTTAACTACTACAGGACAGTTGTCCTCTGTGGCGGATTGACTGAGACCACTGTTAACTACTACAGGACAGTTGTCCTCTGTGGCAGATTGACTGAGACCACTGTTAACTACTACAGGACAGTTGTCCTCTGTGGCGGATTGACTGAGACCACTGTTAACTACTACAGGACAGTTGTCCTCTGTGGCGGATTGACTGAGACCACTGTTAACTACTACAGGACAGTTGTCCTCTGTGGCAGATTGACTGAGACCACTGTTAACTACTACAGGACAGTTGTCCTCTGTGGCGGATTGACTGAGACCACTGTTAACTACTACAGGACAGTTGTCCTCTGTGGCGGATTGACTGAGACCACTGTTAACTACTACAGGACAGTTGTCCTCTGTGGCGGATTGACTGAGACCACTGTTAACTACTACAGGACAGTTGTCCTCTGTGGCAGATTGACTGAGACCACTGTTAACTACTACAGGACAGTTGTCCTCTGTGGCGGATTGACTGAGACCACTGTTAACTACTACAGGACAGTTGTCCTCTGTGGCGGATTGACTGAGACCACTGTTAACTACTACAGGACAGTTGTCCTCTGTGGCGGATTGACTGAGACCACTGTTAACTACTACAGGacagttgtcctctgtggtggATTGACTGAGACCACTGTTAACTACTACAGGACAGTTGTCCTCTGTGGCGGATTGACTGAGACCACTGTTAACTACTACAGGACAGTTGTCCTCTGTGGCGGATTGACTGAGACCACTGTTAACTACTACAGGacagttgtcctctgtggtggATTGACTGAGACCACTGTTAACTACTACAGGACAGTTGTCCTCTGTGGCGGATTGACTGAGACCACTGTTAACTACTACAGGACAGTTGTCCTCTGTGGCGGATTGACTGAGACCACTGTTAACTACTACAGGACAGTTGTCCTCTGTGGCGGATTGACTGAGACCACTGTTAACTACTACAGGacagttgtcctctgtggtggATTGACTGAGACCACTGTTAACTACTACAGGACAGTTGTCCTCTGTGGCGGATTGACTGAGACCACTGTTAACTACTACAGGacagttgtcctctgtggtggattgactgagaccactgttaactactacagtacagttgtcctctgtggtggattgactgagaccactgttaactactacaggacagttgtcctctgtggtggattgactgagaccactgttaactactacaggacagttgtcctctgtggtggattgactgagaccactgttaactactacagtacagttgtcctctgtggtggattgactgagaccactgttaactactacaggacagttgtcctctgtggtggattgactgagaccactgttaactactacaggacagttgtcctctgtggtggattgactgagaccactgttaactactacagtacagttgtcctctgtggtggattgactgagaccactgttaactactacaggacagttgtcctctgtggtggATTGACTGAGACCACTGTTAACTACTACAGGACAGTTGTCCTCTCCACTGGCCTGTAGCTTATGAGTTTTGACAGGTTGTTTTTCTCTCCCGGAGGGAGGTTGTGTAATCTCTGACCTTAGGGGTCTCtcactctcctgctctctctctctctctctctctctctctctctctctctctctctctctctctctctctctctctctctctctctctctctctctctctctctctctctctctctctctctctctcttttgctatCTCTCTCGTttgctatctctctcttttgctaTCTCTCTCGTTTGCTATCTctccttacacacacacgcacacacacacacaggcacaaacacacacacacacacacacacacacacacacacacacacacacacacacacacacacacacacacacacacacacacacacacacacacacacacacacacacacacacacacacacacacacacacacacaccctctctctttttctctccctttctgtgtCTCTATAAGGACAGGCGTACTCCAGAGCACTGTGTCTCTCTGGTTAATCATTGTACCTACTTGGTGCTGGGGTTACAGAAAGTGCTTTAAGTAGGGTAGTATGTGGTAAAATTAGAAAGAGCCACTTGTCCATAATACATGATAGATGGACAAGTGCCTTTCCTGTTTGTTTCCATTCAATTGTTATGTGTGTCGGTTTGATTATACAACAAGTGGGTTGTtcattagagtgtgtgtgtgtgtgtgtgtgtgtgtgtgtgtgtgtgtgtgtgtgtgtgtgtgtgtgtgtgtgtgtgtgtgtgtgtgtgtgtgtgtgtgtgtgtgtgtgtgtgtgtgtgtgtgtgtgtgcctgcgtgcgtgtcTTCGTAGTGCAGGGAGACGTCGTATAGCAGTGACGTTTCTCTAGCCTCAAGCCGTGGCTAGGTGAGTTAACACCATGCTCCCAGTTAGCCTCACGCTGCTCACGCTGCTCATGCTGCATGGACACCTGTCTGCTGCCCCCTACTACACTACGACATGCGATCTGGTCTGATACAACTCTCTGGTAAGCTCTGGTATGGTACTGTGCCTCTCTCAATATGGTGCTGATGGGTTTGTCCTGCGACTGACACGGTTACTGTGCGTATTATGTGAGTGAGATTTCACAGCTATGCCGTGGGATTAACAGTGGGCAACCATTGGGATTCATCACGATGAACTAATGAATGATCAGATCAGATGCATGACTTTCACACGTATTCATTATCCATCAGGCTTCACATCAGATGTTAAGTTGTATTCATTAACCATCAGGCTTCACATCAGATGTTAAGTTGTTGTCATTTCAACACTGTGCTGTATTCCTTGTGTGTGACTCAACACTGTGCTGTGTTCCCTTGTGTGTGACTCAACACTGTGCTGTGTTCCCTTGTGTTTGACTCAACACTGTGCTGTGTTCCCTTGTGTGTGACTCAACACTGTGCTGTGTTCCCTTGTGTGTGACTCAACACTGTGCTGTATTCCCTTGTGTGTGACTCAACACTGTGCTGTATTCCCTTGTGTGTGACTCAACACTGTGCTGTATTCCCTTGTGTGTGACTCAACACTGTGCTGTATTCCCTTGTGTGTGACTCAACACTGTGCTGTGTTCCCTGTGTTTGACTCAACACTGTGCTGTGTTCCCTTGTGTGTGACTCAACACTGTGCTGTGTTCCCTTGTGTGTGACTCAACACTGTGCTGTGTTCCCTTGTGTGTGACTCAACACTGTGCTGTGTTCCCTTGTGTGTGACTCAACACTGTGCTGTATTCCCTGTGTTTGACTCAACACTGTGCTGTGTTCCCTTGTGTGTGACTCAACACTGTGCTGTGTTCCCTTGTGTGTGACTCAACACTGTGCTGTGTTCCCTTTTGTGTGACTCAACACTGTGCTGTGTTCCCTTGTGTGTGACTCAACACTGTGCTGTGTTCCCTTGTGTATGACTCAACACTGTGCTGTGTTCCCTTGTGTGTGACTCAACACTGTGCTGTGTTCCCTTGTGTGTGACTCAACACCGTGCTGTGTTCCCTTGTGTGTGACTGAGGAGCACCAGTCTCTGTCTTCCAGTAAGTCTTGCTGGCCGTACAGCACTGGGGAGCTTGTATTGGTGTAGCAGAGTCGGTTCAGATAATGCTATGTCTTAGCTCAGGGGGCTAATGCGGCTGCAATGGAATCACCACATCCTGTGGCCATGTATGCTTGGTCTATTTACAGCTGGTCCTGTAGCACTTTAACGGCTCTGATACAATCTGCATCTCCCCTGGCGGAGGTCTGGGAGAAAGTCATTTGGAGAGCTGATAAGGGAATGTTAACATGGAAATGGACCGTGCTCCAGTGGACTGTGCTCCAGTGGACCGTGTTCTAGTGGACTGTGCTCCAGGTGACTGTGCTCCAGTGGACTGTGCTCTAGTGGACCGTGTTCCAGGTGACCGTGTTCCAGTGGACCGTGTTCCAGTGGACCGTGTTCTAGTGGACCGTGCTCCAGTGGACGGTGTTCCAGTGGACCGTGCTCCAGTGGACTGTGCTCCAATGGACCGTGCTCCAGTGGACTGTGCTCCAGTGGACCGTGTTCCAGTGGACGGTGCTCCAGTGGACTGTGTTCCAGTGGACCGTGCTCCAGTGTACTGTGCTCCAGTGGACCATGTTCCAGTGGACAGTGCTCCAGTAGACTGTGTTCCAGTGGACTGTGTTCCAGTGGACTGTGTTCCAGTGGACTGTGCTCCAGTGGACCGTGCTCCAGTGGCCGTGCTCCAGTGGCCGGGCTCCAGGTGACCGTGCTCCAGGTGACCGTGCTCCAGTGGATCGTGTTCCAGTGGGCCGTGTTCCAGTAGACCGTACTCCAGTGGACTGTGCTCTAGTGGACTGTGCTCTAGTGGACTGTGCTCTAGTGGACTGTGCTCCAGTGGACTGTGCTCCAGTGGACTGTGCTCTAGTGGACTGTGCTCCAGTGGACTGTGCTCTAGTGGACCGTGCTCCAGTGGACTGTGCTCTAGTGGACCGTGCTCTAGTGGACTGTGCTCTAGTGGACCGTGCTCCAGTGGACCGTGCTCCAGTGCTTTAGCAAGAGTGGGATAGCCAGTATCTCTCTATAGCTACCATCCCACAGTAGAACAGTCTGTTAGCCATCAGGGTGGTAGATAACATATCAGAAGAAAAGCTGATTTTATTGTTTGTTTGTCTGGATGTTAAAATTAGGAATGAAGAAATATCATATTTGTCAGGTcagtactgtatattatagaacgtAGAAATCCTGCTTTTGCTTTTGGATCGACTGAGGGTTCAGACCCTACTTCACCACTCCAGAATATAAATGGACTCTGCTTAAGACCTTTCACCTCTATCATTTCAGCCTCCCTCCAGGACTACTAGGGCCTGATATCATTTCAGCCTCCATCCAGGACTACCAGGGCCTGATATCTTTTCAGCCTCCATCCAGGACTACCAGGGCCTGATATCATTTCAGCCTCCATCCAGGACTACCAGGGCCTAATATCTTTTCAGCCTCCATCCAGGACTACCAGGGCCTGATATCATTTCAGCCTCCCTCCAGGACTACCAGGGCCTGATATCTTTTCAGCCTCCATCCAGGACTACCAGGGCCTGATATCATTTCAGCCTCCCTCCAGGACTACTAGGGCCTGATATCTTTTCAGCCTCCATCCAGGACTACCAGGGCCTGATATCATTTCAGCCTCCCTCCAGGACTACCAGGGCCTAATATCATTTCAGCCTCCATCCAGGACTACCAGGGCCTGATATCTTTTCAGCCTCCATCCAGGACTACCAGGGCCTGATATCTTTTCAGCCTCCATCCAGGACTACCAGGGTCTGATATCATTTCAGCCTCCATTCAGGACTACCAGGGCCTGATATCATTTCAGCCTCCATCCAGGACTACCAGGGCCTGATATCATTTCAGCCTCCATCCAGGACTGCCAGGGCCTGATATCATTTCAGCCTCCATCCAGGACTACCAGGGTCTGATATCATTTCAGCCTCCATCCAGGACTACCAGGGCCTGATATCATTTCAGCCTCCATCCAGGACTACCAGGGTCTGATATCTTTTCAGCCTCCATCCAGGACTACCAGGACCTGATATCTTTTCAGCCTCCATCCAGGACTACCAGGGCCTGATATCTTTTCAGCCTTCATCCAGGACTACCAGGGCCTGATATCATTTCAGCCTCCATCCAGGACTACCAGGGCCTGATATCATTTCAGCCTCCATCCAGGACTACCAGGGCCTGATATCATTTCAGCCTCCATCCAGGACTACTAGGGCCTGATGCCACACAGGGAGCAGTAGATCCTAGATCAGATGAAAGCTGCTCTTGTTGTTGTCTGTTTGGGTCTTCCTTAACAACAGGGTCTCTGTAATACGGCTGTATGTATCTGGAGGTCATTTCCTTGTAAAATtacccatgagcaccaacgtgTGACGTTCATAGGAACACGTCAAATTatgtgtcaaatgaaagctaagagtctatgcCATTCCTGTTTTTCtcagtagtcagtcagtcagacttATTAATACATTCGCTGTTTTTCTCATAAGTTCAGTCGCAGATAGTTAGTAGtacttcctgtttgtctcatttcAGTTCAGTCAGacttagtagtacattcctgtttgtctcattagtcatcAGATCGACAGTTAGTAACTTCCTTTTTGTCTCTAGTCTCAAAGAGGTTAGTCATCTGTCATTATCTGTCAGACAgcgttagtagtacattcctgtttgtctcattagtcagtcagtacAGACGTTAGTAGTACATTCTGTTTGTCCTCTTAGTCATTCAGACAAGACAGTAGTAtaattcctgtttgtctcattagtccgATCAGAAACATTATATAgtcattcctgtttgtctcattagtcagtcagacagacgtAGTAGTAATGCCTGTTTAGTCTCATTAGTTCAGTGAAGTTTGTTATTCGTGTATTGTCAGTGTTAGACAATTTCCTGTGTTTATAGTCGTTTCAGCAGTTAGTTACATCTCTGTCCAAGTCAAGTACAGACAGTTAGTATGCAtctcctgtttgtctcattagtcagtcatgTCAGACAGACATTAGTTGTGCATTCcttttgtctcattagtcagtagACAGTTAGTaggtacattcctgtttgtctcataaGTCGTCAGACagtagtagtacattcctgtttgtctcattagtcagtcagacagttataTTGGTATTCTGTTTGTGTCTCATTATTCATCACACAGTTAGTAGTTGTATTCCTGTTTGTCTCTTTGTCAGTCAGACAGttgtagtacattcctgtttgtctcattagtcagtcaacGACAGTTAGTAGtacttcctgtttgtctcattatgTCGTCAATTCAGACAGTGTAGTAttgcattcctgtttgtctcattatcaGTCAGTTAGTAGTGCATTCGTTTGGTCATTAGTCattcagacagttagtagtacattcctgtttgtctcattagtcatcCAACAGTAGTATGCATTCCTTTTGTCTCATTAGTCCAAAGTCcagttagtagtgcattcctgtttgtctcttAGTCAGTCGACGTTAGTATGCATCGTTTTGTCTCATTAGTCATCATTCATCGTTATgtcattcctgtttgtctcattagtcagtcagacagttagtagtgcattcctgttgtctcattagtcagtcagtcagtgagttagTAGTGAACTCCTTTTGTCtccattagtcagtcagacagtttagtagtacattcctgtttgtctcttAGTCAGtcgtcagacagttagtagtgcattcctgttgtcccattagtcagtcagtcagacagttagtagtgctTCCTGTTTTTTTTTGCTCATTGGCatgtcagacagttagtagtgatTCCTGTTTGTCCCATTAGTCGTCAGTCAACAGTTatagtgcattcctgtttgttCATATCAGCAGATAGTTATagattcctgtttgtctcattagtcagtcagacagacagatagtagtgcattcctgtttgtctcttAGTCAATCAGCAGACAGttagtgcattcctgtttgtctcattgtcagtcagacagacagtagtagtgcattcctgtttgtctcttAGTCGTCCAGTcagttagtagtgcattcctgtttgtctcattagtcagtcagacagttttagtagtgcattcctgtttgtctcattagtcagtcag
The sequence above is a segment of the Salvelinus namaycush isolate Seneca unplaced genomic scaffold, SaNama_1.0 Scaffold1234, whole genome shotgun sequence genome. Coding sequences within it:
- the LOC120036187 gene encoding repetitive proline-rich cell wall protein 2-like codes for the protein MEMDRAPVDCAPVDRVLVDCAPGDCAPVDCALVDRVPGDRVPVDRVPVDRVLVDRAPVDGVPVDRAPVDCAPMDRAPVDCAPVDRVPVDGAPVDCVPVDRAPVYCAPVDHVPVDSAPWTVLQWTVLQWPCSSGRAPGDRAPGDRAPVDRVPVGRVPVDRTPVDCALVDCALVDCALVDCAPVDCAPVDCALVDCAPVDCALVDRAPVDCALVDRALVDCALVDRAPVDRAPVL